The Coleofasciculus sp. FACHB-T130 genome has a segment encoding these proteins:
- a CDS encoding metal ABC transporter permease: MTLLDWSISFHFHWLAIADSANLITLLQFPFMQRAIAGGVLMGLLGGFLGSFVTLRQLSFFSHAVGHAALVGLVMGVLLQLNPTWMLLPFTVIFGLAVLYLIDQTNLASDNILSIVLSGALAIGVILSSFIQGYRGNLLGALFGDILAINNTDLVLVFLLLVGSGIFLLSTLREQILLTLNPDVAKVQGVPVQLYRYLFVVLLSLAVAVSIKAVGILLVNAFLVIPASTAKLLSHQFIYFLWLSVFLGAMSSVAGMIVSGLFNFASGPSIVLVQFLLFLAVLGWAKLNLQTS, from the coding sequence ATGACTCTCCTAGATTGGTCGATCTCATTTCATTTTCACTGGCTAGCGATCGCGGATAGCGCTAACTTAATCACCTTGTTGCAGTTTCCCTTCATGCAACGAGCGATCGCAGGTGGCGTCCTGATGGGACTCCTAGGCGGCTTTCTCGGCAGTTTTGTGACTTTGCGCCAGTTATCTTTTTTCAGCCACGCCGTTGGTCACGCAGCTTTAGTCGGGCTAGTGATGGGAGTCTTATTGCAGCTAAATCCCACCTGGATGCTACTACCCTTTACAGTAATTTTTGGTTTAGCGGTTCTCTACTTGATTGACCAAACCAATCTCGCCAGCGACAACATCCTCAGCATTGTGCTATCCGGTGCCTTAGCAATTGGCGTCATCCTCAGCAGTTTTATCCAGGGATACCGAGGCAACCTCTTAGGCGCTCTATTTGGCGATATTCTCGCAATTAATAACACCGACTTGGTGCTGGTTTTCCTATTGCTTGTGGGCAGCGGTATCTTCTTACTGTCAACGCTGCGAGAGCAAATCTTATTGACGCTTAACCCCGATGTAGCAAAGGTTCAGGGTGTTCCAGTTCAGCTCTATCGCTACTTATTTGTTGTACTGCTGTCCCTGGCAGTTGCCGTTTCTATCAAAGCCGTAGGCATCTTACTCGTCAATGCCTTTTTAGTGATTCCCGCTTCTACTGCCAAGTTGTTGAGTCACCAATTTATCTACTTTCTCTGGCTCTCCGTTTTCTTGGGAGCGATGAGTAGCGTTGCTGGAATGATTGTATCCGGTCTTTTTAACTTTGCTTCTGGCCCTAGTATTGTTCTCGTCCAGTTTTTGCTGTTTCTAGCCGTTCTTGGCTGGGCAAAGCTGAATCTGCAAACTAGCTGA
- a CDS encoding metalloregulator ArsR/SmtB family transcription factor: MSVQLSSDEAVNSDLQKTETLNCNPPHPLDIDNVHQLQTQILSTEKSQRMAEFFSLLGDANRLRILSVLALKELCVCDLAGALAMSESAVSHQLRALRALRLVSYRKRGRKVFYSLQDNHVLDLYRSVAEHLDEAN; the protein is encoded by the coding sequence ATGTCAGTGCAACTTTCATCTGATGAAGCTGTAAATAGCGACCTTCAGAAGACAGAAACTTTAAATTGTAATCCGCCACACCCGCTTGACATAGATAACGTTCACCAATTGCAAACTCAGATTCTCAGCACTGAGAAGTCTCAGCGAATGGCGGAGTTCTTTAGTCTCTTAGGAGACGCCAATCGCCTGCGGATTCTATCAGTTTTGGCACTCAAAGAACTGTGTGTGTGTGACTTGGCAGGAGCGCTGGCAATGAGCGAGTCAGCGGTTTCCCATCAGTTGAGAGCCTTACGTGCCCTACGACTGGTTAGCTACCGCAAGCGTGGGCGCAAGGTCTTCTATAGCCTTCAAGATAATCACGTTTTAGACCTCTATCGCTCTGTTGCAGAACATTTGGATGAAGCCAATTAA
- a CDS encoding ATP-binding cassette domain-containing protein, with the protein MPSPILKVDGLTVYLGSYLALRDVSFELLPGTDTAVVGPNGAGKSTLVQAILGLIPRSAGKVEIFDRPVERLGHWCHWLGYMPQNFIFDRSFPISVAEMVGLGWAKKNQESGKLTAQNFLSFWRKDEKKSEAIASALKRVDAYHLRRQSIGTLSGGQLKRVLLAYCLVMPRQLLVLDEAFAGVDVQGAADFYALLNELKREQNWTVLQVSHDIDMVSHHCDRVLCLNQTVVCTGTPEIALSPQNLLATYGPSFSRYHHHH; encoded by the coding sequence ATCCCATCGCCAATTCTGAAAGTTGACGGCTTAACTGTATATCTAGGCAGCTATCTGGCGCTTCGGGATGTCTCTTTTGAATTGCTACCCGGAACTGATACAGCAGTAGTTGGCCCGAATGGTGCGGGTAAAAGTACGCTGGTGCAAGCAATTCTGGGATTAATTCCGCGAAGTGCCGGAAAAGTAGAAATTTTTGACCGTCCAGTTGAACGTTTGGGGCATTGGTGTCACTGGTTAGGCTATATGCCGCAAAATTTTATCTTTGACCGGAGTTTTCCAATTTCTGTCGCCGAAATGGTGGGGTTGGGATGGGCGAAGAAAAATCAGGAGTCAGGAAAACTCACGGCTCAAAACTTTTTGTCATTCTGGCGGAAAGATGAAAAGAAATCAGAAGCGATCGCTTCTGCCTTGAAACGGGTAGACGCTTATCACCTGCGCCGTCAATCCATCGGTACTCTGAGTGGTGGGCAACTCAAGCGTGTTTTGTTGGCTTATTGTCTAGTCATGCCTCGTCAACTTCTAGTCCTGGATGAAGCGTTTGCCGGTGTGGATGTGCAAGGTGCAGCAGATTTTTATGCTTTGCTGAATGAACTCAAACGCGAGCAAAATTGGACGGTGTTGCAAGTTTCCCACGATATTGATATGGTCAGTCACCACTGCGATCGCGTTCTCTGCCTCAATCAAACGGTAGTCTGCACTGGCACCCCGGAAATTGCCCTTTCCCCCCAAAACCTGCTAGCCACTTATGGCCCAAGTTTCAGTCGCTATCATCATCACCACTAA
- a CDS encoding zinc ABC transporter substrate-binding protein, producing the protein MTCLRIRHYSSKLALPLLLLPVFAAGCTSSNTSVPSPQQSASPQSPVAAQNPKSPRVVATFLPIYWFTKAVAGNKAQVEILVSPGSEVHEYQATPANVQAIAQADVLVKNGFGLEEFLQETIKNSGNAQIKEIDSSKSINALEDASPVVNGQAASHEDHNHEGEAGAKAEEHDHAEGNPHVWLDPVRAKQQVENIRDGLIAANPENKATYQANATAYIQQLEALDKEFQQRLQPYRGCTYVTFHDAYPYIAQRYQLQQVAVVQIPEDNLSPADIQKAVGAVKKYNVKALLGEPGTDNKLLESLSTDLKLTLRTIDPLENGPLTPEHYFTAMKQNLQTLEAACK; encoded by the coding sequence GTGACGTGCCTTAGAATCCGACATTATTCGAGCAAGCTTGCCCTACCTTTATTACTGCTGCCAGTGTTCGCTGCTGGGTGTACCTCATCAAATACTTCTGTCCCATCCCCACAGCAGAGTGCTTCACCGCAGTCGCCAGTAGCAGCGCAGAATCCGAAGTCTCCACGGGTAGTGGCAACGTTTTTGCCGATTTATTGGTTTACCAAGGCAGTTGCGGGTAACAAAGCGCAGGTAGAAATTTTAGTGTCACCAGGCTCGGAAGTGCATGAGTATCAAGCGACACCCGCAAACGTACAAGCGATCGCCCAAGCAGATGTGCTGGTAAAAAATGGCTTCGGCTTGGAAGAATTTCTTCAAGAAACTATCAAAAATTCTGGAAACGCTCAGATTAAAGAAATTGATAGTAGTAAAAGCATTAACGCCTTAGAAGACGCCTCACCCGTGGTGAATGGTCAAGCAGCTAGCCACGAAGACCACAACCACGAGGGAGAAGCCGGTGCAAAGGCAGAAGAACACGACCATGCAGAAGGTAATCCTCACGTTTGGCTCGATCCAGTCCGAGCAAAACAGCAAGTAGAGAATATTCGGGATGGTTTAATTGCAGCCAATCCTGAGAACAAAGCGACTTATCAAGCAAACGCCACCGCCTACATTCAGCAACTGGAGGCGCTAGACAAAGAATTTCAGCAGCGTCTGCAACCCTATCGCGGTTGTACTTATGTCACTTTCCACGATGCCTATCCTTACATTGCTCAGCGCTACCAGCTTCAACAAGTTGCAGTAGTTCAGATTCCCGAAGATAACCTTTCGCCTGCTGACATCCAAAAGGCGGTTGGGGCAGTGAAAAAGTACAATGTTAAAGCCCTACTTGGCGAACCAGGAACTGACAATAAATTGCTTGAAAGTCTCTCTACCGACTTGAAATTAACCCTGAGAACCATCGATCCTCTGGAAAATGGCCCCCTGACTCCGGAGCATTATTTCACCGCGATGAAGCAAAATCTGCAAACCCTGGAAGCTGCCTGCAAGTAG
- a CDS encoding iron uptake porin, translating to MKFKNLWNALLVSPAVFGAMLLTDAGAFATETPAVMEVKENAIEDAIAPTLPIKEDQEESQALHQKNEELESNSVAVAAALITTSEIKLDETSAVKVETPASEAIAPNQSTVTDLAQIPATTPTSVTADADVLEQIDVYTNPEGADSSLDSSLEQVTNVSQLQDVEPTDWAYEALRSLVERYGCIAGYPDGTFRGNRALSRYEFAAGLNACLQQIEKLIAASSADFVTKADLTTLQRLIDEFGAELATLRTRVDNLEDRTAFLESHQFSTTTKLQGEAIFALAGIFKGEDATGDEIDDVAIFGHRTRLNFETSFTGKDVLRTRLQAEGLGSLTERTLTPEGNLFFSGDTDSNVFVDAFLYAFPIGERTEVVVAANAGAADDFTDTVNFLDGDGTTGALSTFGTRPPIYYLAEGAGVGLRQQLGDRFELSLGYLAGDAANPEEDGGLFNGPYGALAQLLIKPSDRLKLGLTYIHSYNNNDTGTGSNLANFQGGLARFFDTDIDGSSVGGGLTNLGFSTNLPVISNSYGVELSWQLSDRFVLGGWVGYTNTRNLSTLGGLIERGKVDIWNWAVTLAFPDLGKQGNLAGIIVGMEPKVTNSTIDINPGAVAALTAAGIPTPPVGDNDDTSLHIEAFYQYQLTDNIAITPGVIWLTAPDHNNRNDDIVIGTIRTTFTF from the coding sequence ATGAAATTTAAAAACCTGTGGAATGCGCTGCTGGTAAGCCCAGCAGTGTTCGGTGCAATGCTGTTAACGGATGCGGGGGCATTCGCAACGGAAACCCCGGCGGTGATGGAAGTTAAGGAGAACGCAATCGAGGATGCGATCGCTCCCACTCTCCCAATCAAGGAGGATCAAGAGGAATCTCAAGCGTTACATCAAAAAAATGAAGAATTGGAATCAAACTCGGTAGCCGTCGCAGCTGCCCTAATTACCACTTCTGAGATCAAGCTGGACGAGACATCTGCTGTCAAGGTAGAAACACCCGCATCAGAGGCGATCGCGCCAAATCAGTCAACAGTGACGGATTTAGCCCAAATCCCAGCTACCACCCCAACATCAGTGACGGCTGATGCCGATGTTTTAGAACAAATCGATGTTTATACCAATCCAGAGGGCGCGGATAGTTCTCTGGATAGTTCTCTAGAACAAGTCACGAATGTTTCCCAACTGCAAGACGTAGAACCGACAGATTGGGCGTATGAAGCGTTGCGATCGCTTGTCGAACGTTACGGTTGTATTGCAGGATATCCCGATGGCACCTTTCGCGGCAACCGGGCACTCAGCCGGTATGAATTTGCCGCCGGTTTGAATGCTTGTCTGCAACAAATCGAGAAATTGATTGCCGCCAGTTCGGCAGATTTCGTCACCAAAGCGGATTTAACTACATTACAGCGACTGATTGATGAATTTGGCGCGGAATTGGCGACATTGCGGACGCGCGTTGATAATTTAGAAGATCGCACCGCTTTTCTGGAAAGCCATCAATTTTCCACCACCACCAAATTACAGGGAGAAGCGATCTTTGCGCTGGCAGGGATTTTCAAGGGAGAAGATGCGACTGGCGATGAGATCGACGATGTAGCGATTTTTGGTCATCGGACCCGTCTGAATTTTGAAACCAGCTTCACCGGGAAAGATGTGCTGAGAACACGACTGCAAGCGGAAGGACTCGGTTCTCTTACCGAACGCACTTTGACACCAGAAGGCAACCTGTTTTTCTCAGGTGATACCGACAGTAATGTTTTCGTGGATGCGTTTCTTTACGCTTTCCCCATCGGTGAGAGAACAGAAGTGGTAGTTGCGGCAAATGCAGGTGCGGCGGATGACTTTACCGATACCGTCAACTTCCTCGACGGTGATGGTACAACTGGGGCACTCTCTACTTTTGGAACGCGCCCGCCGATTTATTACCTAGCAGAAGGTGCTGGAGTTGGACTAAGGCAGCAGTTGGGCGATCGCTTTGAACTCAGCTTAGGCTATTTAGCAGGGGACGCCGCTAACCCGGAAGAAGATGGTGGTTTGTTCAATGGCCCTTATGGTGCCTTGGCACAGCTATTGATCAAGCCAAGCGATCGCTTGAAGCTGGGCTTGACGTACATTCATTCCTACAACAACAATGACACCGGCACTGGTAGCAATCTCGCAAATTTCCAGGGCGGACTTGCCCGCTTCTTCGATACCGATATTGACGGTAGTTCAGTCGGCGGGGGTTTAACTAACTTAGGGTTCAGCACCAATCTCCCCGTGATCAGCAATTCTTATGGGGTAGAGTTATCTTGGCAACTGAGCGATCGCTTTGTTTTGGGTGGCTGGGTTGGCTACACCAACACGCGCAACCTCTCCACTTTAGGCGGACTCATTGAGCGTGGCAAAGTTGACATCTGGAACTGGGCTGTCACCTTAGCCTTCCCAGATTTGGGTAAACAAGGCAACTTGGCTGGCATTATCGTTGGGATGGAGCCGAAAGTCACTAACTCAACCATCGATATCAATCCCGGCGCAGTCGCCGCATTAACCGCAGCAGGCATCCCCACCCCGCCAGTGGGAGACAATGACGATACTTCACTGCACATTGAAGCGTTCTATCAGTATCAATTGACAGACAATATCGCCATCACACCTGGGGTTATCTGGCTTACTGCTCCCGACCACAATAATCGTAACGATGATATTGTGATCGGCACTATCCGCACCACGTTTACATTCTAG
- a CDS encoding NFACT RNA binding domain-containing protein — translation MQLVDFTTLTAACSELRAEWIPARLEQVYQRDRFTISIALRTLKRRSWLTVSWHPQAARVCIGDPPPRTPDTFTFSDQLRHQLGGFALVAIEASSADANTPSAIAPWERVIDLQFARRPGDPAIWHLYVEIMGKYSNVILTGADNLIVTAAHQVNAQQSSVRTILTGQPYESPPALTATIPTLSESQERWQERLSLIPAALRRQMLKNYRGLSPALVVSMVQAAGLDPEQSTDTLTQSDWDALFLRWQEWLQAILKSQSSQSSIPSPTTLVTHKETGAVFHPGWTPEGYNVLGWGIVKPAESIQELLNRYYTDRLNQQEFNQIHHQLSQKLNNVLEKLRLKASTFTERLQQSDQADQYRQQADLLMAYLQNWEPGMKSIDLNDFDTDKPVTIPLDPEKNAVQNAQSLYKRHQKLKRARSAVEPLLNEVQTEIDYLEQVEASLTQLDSYDDPEDLQTLLEIRDELIQQQYLQDPDNRIRRDEEGSHPYRYQTPSGFELLIGRNNRQNDQLTFRMAGDYDLWFHTQEIPGSHGLLRVAPGSVPEEADLQFAADLISYYSRARQSDRVPVVYTEPKHVYKPKGAKPGIAIYKQERIIWGSPQTGINYLR, via the coding sequence GTGCAACTCGTTGACTTTACTACCTTAACTGCCGCTTGTTCTGAGCTGCGTGCTGAGTGGATACCGGCGCGGCTGGAACAAGTTTATCAGCGCGATCGCTTTACAATTTCCATAGCCCTGCGAACCCTGAAGCGGCGGAGTTGGCTGACAGTTTCTTGGCATCCGCAAGCAGCGCGTGTTTGCATTGGCGATCCACCCCCCCGCACGCCAGATACATTTACCTTCAGCGACCAGTTACGACATCAGTTGGGGGGCTTTGCCTTGGTGGCGATAGAAGCGAGTAGCGCTGACGCGAATACACCTTCAGCGATCGCACCTTGGGAACGAGTGATAGATTTACAATTTGCCAGACGGCCTGGAGATCCGGCTATCTGGCACCTGTACGTTGAAATCATGGGCAAATACAGTAACGTCATCCTTACAGGTGCAGACAACCTGATTGTCACCGCCGCCCATCAAGTCAACGCCCAACAATCTAGCGTCCGTACCATCCTGACCGGACAGCCCTACGAATCTCCACCCGCCCTCACTGCAACCATCCCGACTTTAAGCGAATCTCAAGAACGCTGGCAAGAACGGCTGAGTTTAATTCCCGCAGCACTGCGGCGTCAGATGCTGAAAAATTACCGGGGTTTGAGTCCAGCGCTGGTTGTCTCAATGGTACAAGCCGCTGGTCTAGATCCAGAGCAATCGACCGATACCCTCACACAATCTGACTGGGACGCATTATTTCTCCGATGGCAAGAATGGCTGCAAGCAATTCTGAAAAGCCAATCCTCTCAGTCTTCTATCCCCTCGCCTACGACACTCGTGACGCATAAGGAGACTGGGGCAGTTTTTCATCCCGGCTGGACACCTGAAGGATACAACGTCTTGGGCTGGGGCATTGTTAAGCCTGCTGAATCAATCCAAGAATTACTCAACCGCTACTACACCGATCGGCTCAATCAACAAGAATTTAACCAGATTCATCATCAGTTGAGCCAGAAACTCAACAACGTTCTGGAAAAATTACGCTTGAAGGCGTCTACTTTTACGGAACGCTTGCAGCAATCCGATCAAGCAGACCAATATCGGCAACAGGCAGATTTGCTGATGGCTTACCTTCAGAACTGGGAACCAGGGATGAAGTCAATTGACCTCAATGATTTTGACACCGACAAACCTGTCACAATTCCCCTCGACCCTGAAAAAAATGCCGTCCAAAATGCCCAATCCCTCTACAAGCGGCATCAGAAGCTGAAACGCGCTCGCTCAGCCGTTGAACCGTTACTTAACGAGGTGCAAACGGAAATAGACTACTTGGAGCAAGTGGAAGCTAGCCTAACTCAGCTGGATTCTTACGATGACCCAGAAGATTTACAAACGCTTTTAGAAATCCGCGATGAGCTGATACAGCAGCAGTATCTACAAGATCCGGACAACCGCATCCGTAGGGACGAGGAGGGAAGCCACCCTTATCGTTACCAAACACCCAGCGGCTTTGAGTTATTGATTGGGCGCAATAACCGCCAGAACGACCAGCTAACCTTTCGGATGGCTGGAGACTATGACCTCTGGTTTCACACGCAGGAAATTCCAGGAAGTCATGGATTGCTGCGTGTCGCTCCGGGTTCTGTCCCAGAAGAAGCCGATTTGCAATTTGCCGCCGATTTAATTTCCTATTACAGCCGCGCCAGACAAAGCGATCGCGTGCCAGTTGTCTACACGGAACCCAAGCACGTCTACAAACCCAAGGGTGCTAAACCGGGAATCGCTATTTATAAGCAGGAGCGCATTATCTGGGGGAGTCCTCAAACAGGAATCAACTATCTAAGGTAA
- a CDS encoding PEP-CTERM sorting domain-containing protein gives MAIRKTLIGLFVATLGILSTATHAKAISLSYLETDQAFKDLNVDLLFVAEGRIGSINNSTYELDLHDDTGSTNFTVQKQQELTGSNYWQSGRVDALTLAYDALTKIVTYKVGNQTLAYDYTSKFTQGVTDIFVRTRANNTNSSMTVKDLLLKDASGMKSIAETSSVSCTLSPNCTTWYKDANGNIFEDVKGGVQYLRIGDVSGSFSLTGNSIMSWTGKIPTQSNLAYQIKVGTTDDWKNQQSVPEPSATLGLTLGAIALGLKTRRRRQSV, from the coding sequence ATGGCTATTCGTAAAACACTTATTGGATTATTCGTTGCCACTTTAGGGATATTATCGACTGCCACCCACGCAAAAGCAATTTCTTTAAGTTATCTAGAAACTGACCAAGCCTTTAAAGATTTAAATGTAGATTTATTGTTTGTTGCGGAGGGCCGGATTGGCAGTATCAATAACAGCACTTACGAACTCGATCTGCACGATGATACTGGCAGCACTAATTTTACAGTACAGAAACAACAGGAATTAACAGGTTCAAATTACTGGCAAAGCGGAAGAGTGGATGCTCTCACTCTGGCTTACGACGCACTCACAAAGATCGTTACTTATAAAGTTGGAAACCAAACTTTAGCTTACGATTACACATCGAAATTTACCCAAGGCGTCACAGATATCTTTGTCCGCACTAGAGCAAATAACACGAATAGCAGCATGACGGTCAAAGACTTATTGCTGAAAGATGCGTCGGGTATGAAGTCCATCGCCGAAACTTCTAGCGTTTCATGTACCTTGAGTCCTAATTGCACAACCTGGTACAAGGATGCCAATGGCAATATTTTTGAGGATGTGAAGGGGGGAGTGCAATATCTTCGGATCGGCGATGTATCGGGGAGTTTCAGCCTTACAGGGAATTCAATTATGAGTTGGACGGGAAAAATCCCTACCCAATCCAATCTCGCCTACCAAATCAAAGTTGGGACGACCGATGACTGGAAAAACCAACAGAGCGTTCCAGAACCCAGCGCGACGCTAGGATTGACCTTGGGCGCGATCGCACTCGGCTTAAAAACTCGTCGCCGTCGCCAATCTGTCTAA